The Persephonella atlantica genome includes a window with the following:
- the dprA gene encoding DNA-processing protein DprA, with the protein MSIIDYIEISFIKGVGRKTIKKLQERFGSISYVLQNPEVVREQFGEKLFLLLKNRDTLLRDKALKELEKAEKVGAGYVTIEDDDYPPLLKEIPDPPPFLFFKGIASFKIPFISVVGSRKCSVYGKSIAVKVTEYLVENGIGVISGMASGIDAVVHSACLRKGGYTVGILGGGIDYIFPPENRGLYRNMEENGCLLSEFTVGTKPSKHTFPVRNRIIAGISYGTVVVEAGEKSGALITARLANDYGRVVFAVPSNINSSYGKGSNLLIKEGAVPVVELEDILENLPFLKNKKIKSEVNLSEIEKKIMNAVSHPVHIDMVAQITGIPVDKLSVILFEMEMKDLLTIDSGIVIKNV; encoded by the coding sequence ATGTCTATTATAGACTATATTGAGATATCTTTCATAAAGGGTGTGGGGAGGAAAACAATAAAAAAACTGCAGGAGAGATTTGGAAGTATATCGTATGTGCTCCAGAATCCAGAGGTTGTTAGAGAACAATTTGGAGAAAAGCTGTTTCTTTTGCTGAAAAACAGAGATACTCTACTCAGGGATAAGGCATTAAAAGAACTGGAAAAAGCTGAAAAAGTAGGGGCAGGTTATGTGACAATCGAAGATGATGATTATCCACCTCTGCTTAAGGAGATTCCTGATCCTCCCCCTTTTCTGTTCTTCAAAGGAATTGCCAGTTTTAAGATTCCTTTTATTTCTGTCGTTGGCAGCAGGAAATGCTCTGTTTATGGAAAGTCAATTGCAGTAAAGGTTACCGAGTATCTTGTGGAAAATGGAATAGGTGTTATATCAGGAATGGCTTCAGGTATTGATGCGGTAGTTCACAGTGCATGTCTCAGGAAAGGGGGATACACAGTAGGGATTCTTGGTGGTGGGATTGATTATATTTTTCCACCTGAAAATAGAGGACTTTACAGGAACATGGAAGAGAACGGCTGTCTTCTATCGGAGTTTACTGTAGGGACAAAACCTTCAAAACATACGTTTCCTGTTAGAAATAGAATAATAGCTGGCATTTCTTATGGAACAGTCGTTGTGGAGGCAGGTGAAAAGTCTGGAGCATTGATAACTGCCAGACTGGCAAACGATTACGGAAGGGTTGTTTTTGCTGTCCCTTCTAACATAAACAGTTCTTATGGTAAGGGAAGCAACTTGCTGATAAAAGAAGGGGCTGTTCCTGTTGTCGAGCTGGAAGATATATTAGAAAATCTTCCGTTTTTGAAAAATAAAAAAATAAAAAGTGAGGTAAATCTTTCTGAAATTGAAAAGAAAATAATGAACGCAGTCTCACATCCAGTTCATATAGATATGGTTGCGCAGATTACAGGTATTCCTGTAGACAAGCTTTCTGTTATTCTGTTTGAGATGGAGATGAAAGATCTTTTAACAATAGATAGTGGAATTGTGATAAAAAATGTATAA
- a CDS encoding PilZ domain-containing protein, producing the protein MEKTKSLWKLIGELKKQKKLEVAVFYEEVPIKGVIEISEVDDSLEQIIWKADRKILPVLKETRHIYFKLNEEIFILTVIAYDSKEIATSFPVLALDKKLNRAYVRVKTSESHPVRVEIEGIDFFAEDISEAGVGIISEETKIKNLEEGREYSIKLNVKNEEITVKGIIVYRKKAGKSVERIGIKFTHIKMKDRDKIARCIMERQREIARKISMFKS; encoded by the coding sequence ATGGAAAAAACAAAATCATTATGGAAGCTTATTGGTGAGTTGAAAAAGCAGAAAAAGTTAGAGGTTGCTGTTTTTTATGAAGAGGTTCCTATAAAGGGAGTTATAGAGATTTCTGAAGTGGACGACAGTCTGGAACAGATAATATGGAAAGCAGACAGAAAAATCTTACCTGTTCTTAAAGAAACAAGGCATATATATTTCAAACTTAATGAGGAGATATTCATTCTTACTGTAATAGCATATGACAGCAAAGAAATAGCAACATCATTTCCTGTTTTAGCTCTGGACAAAAAGCTGAACAGAGCCTATGTAAGGGTCAAAACATCAGAATCCCATCCCGTTAGAGTAGAGATAGAAGGTATTGATTTTTTTGCTGAAGACATAAGTGAAGCCGGTGTGGGAATTATTTCAGAAGAGACAAAAATAAAAAATCTGGAAGAAGGCAGAGAATACTCAATAAAGCTGAATGTTAAAAATGAAGAAATAACAGTAAAGGGTATTATTGTATACAGGAAGAAAGCAGGTAAATCTGTTGAAAGAATAGGTATAAAGTTTACGCATATTAAGATGAAAGACAGAGATAAGATAGCAAGATGTATAATGGAAAGGCAGAGAGAGATAGCCAGAAAAATATCAATGTTCAAATCTTAA
- a CDS encoding YlqF/YawG family GTPase — MEKPREWLREKSIAKKVLSDADVIFEIVDARIPFETRNSVIEQLAKERNKKLVIVMNKADLVPQWFARKVKKIIEKEFPVVLFSSHKNIGKREIDNLIKELSHKKKIIKIGVLGYPNVGKSSFINALKRKRVATTSPKPGMTRGEKLIKLYRNVYLIDTPGIITLEYQSDLALKCSWIPDKLEQPVEVAQKLIDRILRERPEALEETYGIEPDEEPLKTLEKIGKKLNYVISGGKIDLERAARKVLWDWIKGKIKAYWI; from the coding sequence ATGGAGAAACCAAGAGAATGGTTGAGAGAAAAGAGTATAGCAAAAAAGGTTCTGTCTGATGCAGATGTTATTTTTGAGATAGTAGATGCAAGAATTCCTTTTGAAACAAGAAATAGTGTTATAGAACAATTGGCGAAAGAAAGGAATAAAAAACTTGTCATTGTTATGAACAAGGCAGACCTTGTTCCCCAGTGGTTTGCCAGAAAGGTAAAAAAGATAATAGAAAAGGAGTTTCCTGTTGTTCTCTTTTCTTCACACAAAAATATAGGCAAACGAGAGATAGATAATCTTATAAAAGAACTTTCACATAAGAAAAAGATTATCAAGATAGGTGTTCTTGGTTATCCAAATGTAGGGAAATCTTCATTCATTAATGCTTTAAAAAGGAAAAGGGTTGCAACAACGTCACCAAAACCTGGCATGACCAGGGGAGAAAAGCTGATAAAACTTTACAGAAATGTATATCTTATTGACACACCGGGTATAATAACACTGGAATACCAGAGTGATCTTGCTCTTAAATGCTCGTGGATACCTGATAAATTAGAACAGCCTGTTGAGGTTGCCCAGAAGCTTATAGACAGGATATTAAGGGAGAGACCAGAAGCTCTGGAAGAAACATACGGTATAGAACCAGATGAGGAACCGTTAAAAACGCTGGAGAAGATAGGAAAAAAGTTAAACTACGTAATTTCTGGGGGAAAGATAGACTTAGAAAGAGCAGCAAGAAAAGTTCTGTGGGACTGGATAAAAGGTAAAATAAAAGCTTACTGGATTTAA
- a CDS encoding LPS-assembly protein LptD, giving the protein MKKIIIPVFCILILIGFSYSKAPVSIEAESIKKVSETTVVAEGSVIVKYKGEVLKADKIIYDKKNKKIFMEGNIKIKTERYNLTADKGWIDEKGANGEFYRVTGVIEKYYYIKAEKIKKFGNRYYFYNGEISTCSFDQYDWYIKTKKGVLIKDDSIKLYNVSLKFCGVPVFFTPFFSYPATNRKTGFLFPEIGTDSYNDFKYTQPFFLVLTRHSDMTLTFDYRNQQGKGIDVEYRNRLSTDSYYTGSFTVFTENSGGKWWQNRIYPPLKNRWRIYGKSDVHREDFDLSFIYDIPSDPYFFEDIYNATQLRYQSYTKTQLIGLLDKKYFTFELNFDFLYDLTKDNNEQTLQRLPELRFYLKKSKIFKNFPLYIDFLSVNTNFYREKGTSGFRSDNTVNIELYSYLKGISNLIRFSPRGTWYYITSGFKKDRSPTRNIFSIEDRLRYTFIRNYSSFLHSVIPEVRFTRITKVNQENLPSFDKEDRIKDAKDIDFSLFNILNFSNNNFLSWEISTGYTLNNYYYLGNNRLDGHKKPVKNRFYFQINGFYGENTLYYDFYFNQIVRSITTFTIPVTSWFTYSISHSFDKGLFEGSTTINQINQTARLYYRNISFSFSVLSNIKQGYIQRKSARFTLNRKCWNLRVTYSEDFNIITGKTFRSIYVYINILKTDIKLPFVSRTL; this is encoded by the coding sequence TTGAAGAAGATTATAATACCAGTTTTTTGTATTCTGATTCTGATAGGTTTTTCTTACAGCAAAGCTCCTGTGTCTATTGAAGCTGAAAGCATAAAAAAGGTTTCTGAAACAACGGTTGTTGCAGAAGGTTCCGTAATAGTAAAGTACAAAGGAGAAGTCCTGAAAGCAGACAAAATAATCTACGACAAAAAAAATAAAAAGATATTCATGGAAGGAAATATAAAAATAAAAACGGAAAGGTATAATCTCACTGCTGATAAAGGATGGATTGATGAAAAAGGGGCAAACGGGGAATTTTATAGAGTCACAGGAGTAATAGAGAAGTACTACTACATAAAGGCAGAAAAAATAAAAAAATTCGGTAACAGATATTACTTTTATAACGGTGAGATATCAACCTGTTCCTTTGATCAGTACGACTGGTACATAAAAACAAAAAAGGGTGTTCTTATTAAAGATGACAGCATAAAACTGTACAACGTTTCCTTAAAATTCTGTGGCGTTCCTGTTTTTTTCACACCTTTTTTCTCATATCCTGCAACAAACAGGAAAACAGGATTTCTGTTTCCAGAAATAGGAACAGACAGCTATAACGACTTTAAATACACACAGCCCTTTTTCCTTGTATTAACAAGACATTCAGATATGACACTTACTTTTGACTACAGAAATCAGCAGGGAAAAGGTATAGATGTAGAATACAGGAACAGACTTTCTACAGACAGTTATTACACAGGAAGTTTCACTGTTTTCACAGAAAATTCCGGTGGCAAATGGTGGCAGAACAGAATATACCCTCCATTAAAAAACAGATGGAGAATTTATGGGAAATCGGATGTTCACCGTGAGGATTTTGATCTTTCCTTTATATACGACATTCCAAGCGACCCATACTTTTTTGAAGATATATATAATGCAACACAGCTCAGATATCAGTCATACACAAAAACACAGCTGATTGGACTCTTAGATAAAAAATATTTTACGTTTGAACTGAACTTTGACTTTCTTTACGATTTGACAAAAGACAATAATGAGCAGACACTTCAAAGATTACCGGAACTGAGATTTTACCTGAAAAAATCAAAGATATTTAAAAACTTTCCTCTCTATATAGATTTTCTGTCTGTGAATACAAATTTCTATAGAGAAAAAGGCACATCAGGTTTCCGCTCTGATAATACGGTAAACATTGAGCTTTACTCATACCTAAAAGGAATATCTAACCTTATCAGATTTTCTCCCCGTGGAACATGGTATTACATAACCAGTGGTTTTAAGAAAGACAGATCTCCAACGAGAAATATATTCTCTATTGAAGACAGGCTGAGATATACATTTATCCGAAATTACTCTTCATTTTTACATTCAGTAATACCGGAAGTGAGATTTACAAGAATAACAAAGGTAAATCAGGAGAACCTTCCCAGCTTTGATAAAGAAGATAGAATAAAAGATGCAAAAGATATTGATTTTTCCCTTTTTAACATACTGAATTTCAGCAACAACAACTTTCTATCCTGGGAGATATCTACCGGATACACGCTCAATAATTACTATTATTTAGGAAACAACAGATTAGACGGCCATAAAAAACCTGTTAAAAACAGATTCTATTTCCAGATAAATGGATTTTATGGAGAAAACACCCTTTACTATGACTTTTATTTCAATCAGATTGTCCGTTCAATTACAACATTTACCATTCCTGTAACCTCATGGTTCACATACTCTATATCTCACTCATTTGATAAAGGGCTGTTTGAAGGTTCAACCACTATTAATCAGATAAATCAAACTGCACGCCTTTATTACAGAAATATATCCTTTTCTTTTTCTGTGCTAAGCAACATAAAACAGGGATACATACAGAGGAAATCCGCAAGATTTACACTAAACAGAAAATGCTGGAATTTAAGGGTTACATACTCTGAAGATTTCAACATAATAACAGGGAAAACATTCAGGTCTATATATGTATATATAAACATTCTCAAAACAGATATAAAACTGCCATTTGTGAGCAGAACGCTATAA
- a CDS encoding IclR family transcriptional regulator, whose amino-acid sequence MKKKGAKTSVEKALDLIEALKEKDNLGVTELSGILGLNKNNVFRILATLEVKGIIEQDKETGHYKLGMKLLSLEHAYIKNLYFLKKARPFMRSLRNSTGESVYISVLHEDSVVYVHSEETKRPVLVNSRIGKRFPALTSAPGKAMIRGKKEKGFFVEEDIENTEPEVVEIATVIRDETESPIASVSVLAPIERYRKENTEFLKKALLETGRNITERLKL is encoded by the coding sequence ATGAAAAAGAAAGGTGCAAAGACATCAGTGGAAAAAGCTCTTGATCTTATAGAAGCTCTGAAAGAAAAGGATAATCTTGGAGTTACAGAGCTGAGTGGTATATTGGGATTGAACAAAAACAATGTTTTTAGAATACTGGCAACATTAGAAGTTAAAGGAATAATTGAGCAGGATAAGGAGACAGGTCATTATAAGCTGGGTATGAAACTTTTATCTCTGGAACATGCATATATAAAGAATCTGTATTTTTTAAAAAAAGCCAGACCTTTTATGAGAAGTTTGAGGAATAGTACAGGAGAGAGTGTATATATATCTGTTTTACATGAGGATTCTGTTGTTTATGTTCATTCGGAAGAAACTAAAAGGCCTGTCCTGGTTAACTCACGGATTGGCAAGAGATTTCCCGCGCTAACTTCTGCACCGGGAAAGGCTATGATCAGAGGAAAAAAGGAGAAAGGATTTTTTGTTGAAGAAGACATAGAAAATACGGAGCCTGAAGTTGTAGAAATAGCAACGGTGATAAGAGATGAGACAGAAAGTCCTATAGCATCTGTTTCCGTACTGGCACCTATTGAGAGATACAGGAAGGAGAACACGGAGTTTTTGAAGAAAGCTCTTCTGGAGACAGGTAGAAACATAACAGAACGATTGAAATTATAG
- the miaA gene encoding tRNA (adenosine(37)-N6)-dimethylallyltransferase MiaA, with amino-acid sequence MRLIVITGTTATGKTELSIQLAKMIDGEIISADSMMVYRHMDIGTAKPTVEERQGIPHHLIDVVNPDEEFSAKDFLEIADRKIEEITQRGKIPIVVGGTWLYIHTLLYGLTDAPPSDWKLRENLYKRDKKELFSELENVDPLYASKIHPNDKKRVIRALEVYYLTGKPFSQYHLKHRFREKRYSFAGFILEREKEEIMERIEKRVETMFEKGLVEETKKLLEMGYEKAVTSKQAIGYKELIPYIKGETDLLSAKRQIIKNTKDFAKRQIRTFRSKLKGKDWQRITISNYTKDKLLDTIIKKINVEEKDEHTG; translated from the coding sequence ATGAGACTGATTGTCATTACAGGAACAACAGCAACAGGAAAAACAGAGCTATCTATACAGCTTGCAAAAATGATAGATGGTGAGATTATCAGTGCAGATTCAATGATGGTTTACAGACACATGGATATTGGAACAGCAAAGCCTACTGTAGAAGAAAGACAGGGTATTCCACACCATCTCATTGATGTTGTTAATCCTGATGAAGAATTTTCTGCAAAAGATTTCCTGGAGATAGCTGACAGAAAAATAGAAGAAATTACACAGAGAGGAAAAATTCCTATTGTTGTCGGAGGGACATGGCTCTATATACATACACTTTTATACGGTCTTACAGATGCTCCACCATCGGACTGGAAGTTAAGAGAAAATCTGTACAAAAGAGATAAAAAAGAACTTTTCTCAGAGCTGGAAAATGTTGACCCACTGTACGCATCAAAGATACATCCCAATGATAAAAAAAGAGTAATAAGGGCTTTAGAGGTTTATTATCTAACAGGGAAACCTTTTTCACAGTATCATTTGAAACACAGATTCAGAGAAAAGAGATACAGTTTTGCAGGTTTTATACTTGAGAGGGAAAAAGAGGAGATAATGGAAAGAATAGAAAAAAGGGTTGAAACAATGTTTGAAAAAGGTCTCGTTGAAGAGACAAAAAAACTGTTGGAAATGGGCTACGAAAAGGCTGTAACCTCAAAACAGGCAATAGGCTACAAAGAACTCATTCCATATATAAAGGGAGAAACAGACCTTCTATCAGCAAAACGGCAGATAATTAAAAACACAAAAGATTTTGCAAAGAGACAGATAAGAACATTCAGGTCTAAACTAAAAGGAAAGGATTGGCAGAGAATAACAATATCTAACTATACAAAGGATAAACTTTTAGATACAATTATAAAAAAAATAAATGTGGAGGAAAAAGATGAACATACAGGATGA
- the hfq gene encoding RNA chaperone Hfq, translating into MNIQDELLEELKEEGREVVIYLTRGTRITGKILASDQFTILIEVNGEKQLVYKHAISTIVAET; encoded by the coding sequence ATGAACATACAGGATGAGCTTCTGGAAGAACTGAAAGAAGAAGGAAGGGAAGTTGTTATATACCTTACAAGAGGAACAAGAATTACTGGAAAAATACTGGCATCAGATCAATTTACCATACTGATTGAAGTAAATGGAGAAAAGCAGCTGGTTTATAAACATGCTATAAGTACAATAGTTGCAGAAACGTAA
- the hflX gene encoding GTPase HflX, whose translation MRCILIGVKTKEKTEKELKQSLYELEGLVEALNGKALGRLYQKREVPDPATFIGKGKVKQLKEIAEGTKADTLIFDTKLSPVQISNIENITGIKVMDRTDLILSIFSERAKTRQAKLQVELATLQHQLPRIYGQKGKALSRIGGGMKTKGAGEKIGEIKVRTIKNRISKIKKELEQIKKQRAQQRKWRNKNPDVLKVALVGYTNAGKSSLLNRLTKRETFISDQLFATLDTKTSYIVFPDIGKKAVITDTVGFVKDMPEEIMEAFMATLEEVKEADLILHVIDISDENWTEKMEAVEKIMEKIKIKEKPTIVVLNKVDRVIPSEDFLDSSEETMLTGKRETVIISVNKGWNLDRLIEKIKLYAKELTAVSYD comes from the coding sequence ATGAGATGTATATTAATAGGAGTAAAAACAAAAGAAAAAACAGAAAAGGAACTGAAACAGTCTCTATACGAGCTTGAGGGTCTCGTTGAGGCTTTAAACGGAAAAGCATTGGGAAGATTGTACCAGAAAAGAGAAGTTCCTGATCCGGCCACTTTCATAGGAAAAGGAAAGGTGAAACAGCTAAAAGAAATAGCTGAAGGTACAAAAGCAGACACACTTATTTTTGATACTAAGCTCTCTCCTGTACAGATATCAAACATAGAGAATATAACAGGTATAAAAGTAATGGACAGGACAGACCTTATCCTGTCTATATTTTCAGAAAGGGCAAAAACCCGACAGGCAAAACTTCAGGTAGAACTTGCTACATTACAGCACCAGCTTCCCCGAATATACGGACAGAAAGGTAAAGCTCTGTCCCGTATTGGCGGAGGAATGAAAACAAAAGGAGCAGGAGAAAAGATAGGAGAGATAAAGGTAAGAACCATAAAAAACAGAATTTCAAAGATAAAAAAAGAGCTTGAACAGATAAAAAAACAGAGAGCCCAGCAGAGAAAGTGGAGAAATAAAAACCCAGATGTCCTCAAGGTTGCACTTGTAGGTTATACAAATGCAGGCAAATCAAGTCTCCTTAACAGACTTACAAAAAGAGAAACATTTATATCCGACCAGTTGTTTGCCACTTTAGATACAAAAACGTCTTACATTGTATTCCCTGATATAGGTAAAAAAGCTGTAATCACAGACACCGTTGGCTTTGTTAAAGATATGCCTGAAGAGATAATGGAAGCATTCATGGCAACATTAGAAGAGGTAAAAGAGGCAGACCTTATCCTGCACGTAATAGATATATCTGACGAAAACTGGACAGAGAAGATGGAAGCTGTTGAAAAAATAATGGAAAAGATAAAAATAAAAGAGAAACCTACCATTGTGGTTCTTAATAAAGTTGATAGAGTTATTCCTTCAGAGGATTTCCTTGACAGCTCAGAAGAAACAATGCTTACAGGAAAGAGAGAAACTGTTATAATATCTGTAAACAAAGGCTGGAATTTAGACAGATTGATTGAAAAAATAAAGCTTTATGCAAAAGAGTTAACGGCAGTCAGTTATGATTGA
- a CDS encoding histidine triad nucleotide-binding protein: MESCVFCKIINREIPSEIVYEDELMIAFKDIAPQAKVHVLLVPKEHIPNNLYLEGRHKPLIGHIILKANEIAKQLGIAETGFRLIVNTGRDSGQEVPHIHWHLLGGEPLGRLICK; encoded by the coding sequence ATGGAGAGCTGTGTTTTCTGCAAGATAATAAACAGAGAGATTCCCTCAGAGATTGTTTATGAAGATGAGCTGATGATAGCATTCAAAGATATAGCACCTCAGGCAAAGGTTCATGTTCTTCTCGTTCCTAAAGAACACATACCTAACAACCTTTACCTTGAGGGAAGGCATAAACCATTGATAGGTCACATAATACTGAAGGCAAACGAGATAGCAAAACAGCTCGGCATTGCCGAAACAGGATTCAGACTAATCGTTAACACAGGCAGAGATTCAGGGCAGGAAGTTCCCCACATACACTGGCATCTTTTAGGTGGAGAACCTTTAGGAAGGTTGATATGCAAGTGA
- a CDS encoding sulfurtransferase TusA family protein, whose product MQVMGNKVVKEVDTRGMFCPTPLIFVSKELKNIPVGKRLKVLADDKAFKKDIKIWCHDTGNKLISLEENNGIITAVIERGKGWHGDTLFEKLKFYAIGVKLHMYDYFFRVFKSAGPKYIITFMSIPEGFRAIDFLKEKGINDFVTLPVPDEIYEFCGVVIGFKSKDRAVQVYNFLKDHSFGVENIHIVDRKRKYPVLKDF is encoded by the coding sequence ATGCAAGTGATGGGAAATAAAGTGGTTAAGGAAGTTGATACAAGAGGAATGTTCTGTCCCACTCCCCTTATATTTGTATCAAAAGAGCTGAAAAATATACCTGTAGGAAAAAGATTAAAGGTACTGGCAGACGATAAAGCATTTAAAAAAGACATAAAGATATGGTGCCACGATACAGGAAACAAACTCATCTCTCTTGAAGAAAATAATGGAATTATAACGGCAGTTATAGAACGCGGTAAAGGATGGCATGGGGATACGCTGTTTGAAAAACTGAAATTCTATGCAATAGGCGTAAAACTTCATATGTACGATTATTTCTTTAGAGTCTTTAAATCTGCAGGCCCAAAATACATAATAACTTTTATGTCCATACCGGAAGGTTTTAGAGCGATAGACTTTCTTAAAGAAAAAGGGATTAATGATTTCGTAACTCTGCCTGTTCCTGACGAGATTTACGAGTTCTGCGGCGTTGTTATAGGATTTAAAAGCAAAGATAGAGCCGTACAGGTTTACAACTTTCTGAAAGATCACAGTTTTGGTGTGGAGAATATCCATATCGTTGACAGGAAAAGAAAATATCCCGTATTGAAAGATTTTTAA
- a CDS encoding DeoR family transcriptional regulator codes for MNRKEKILEILKDRKEISVKELSRIFNVSEMTIYRDVRELEKEGEIKRKHGAILLNERENPEALIVDTCPICDKPITRAYPYRITVEDYKVIEACCEHCGFLLHSKYEDKKVSAITYDFITENPVSALNAWYVVGSSAVPCCSPSAIPFASKDDAERFKKGFGGEVMNFMDAYNAIVNNMNISLKGCCHPQNVTFQINKMKKS; via the coding sequence ATGAACAGAAAAGAAAAAATACTGGAAATATTAAAGGACAGAAAAGAAATATCTGTTAAAGAGCTGAGCCGGATTTTTAATGTGTCAGAGATGACCATATACAGAGATGTGAGAGAGTTGGAGAAAGAAGGGGAGATAAAGAGAAAACATGGTGCGATCCTCTTAAATGAAAGAGAAAATCCTGAAGCTCTTATTGTAGATACATGCCCCATATGTGACAAGCCGATAACGAGGGCATACCCATACAGGATTACTGTGGAAGATTACAAAGTTATAGAGGCATGCTGTGAGCACTGTGGATTTTTACTTCACAGCAAATACGAAGATAAGAAAGTTTCAGCTATAACATACGACTTTATTACAGAAAACCCTGTCAGTGCTCTGAATGCATGGTATGTTGTAGGGAGTTCAGCAGTTCCCTGCTGTAGTCCCAGTGCGATTCCATTTGCTTCAAAAGATGATGCAGAAAGGTTCAAAAAAGGATTTGGTGGCGAGGTAATGAATTTTATGGATGCGTACAATGCGATAGTTAACAATATGAATATAAGTTTGAAGGGTTGCTGTCATCCGCAGAATGTTACATTCCAGATAAATAAGATGAAAAAGTCTTAA
- the hisB gene encoding imidazoleglycerol-phosphate dehydratase HisB: MRKVTIKRETKETQIELSINLDGTGKYSVDTPVGFLTHMVETFSKHSLIDVEVMATGDIHVSHHHTVEDVGIVLGTALKEALGDKKGIRRFGHAIIPMDEALAMCSIDLSGRPLLFYDDMGLKGKITQFDFELMEEFFKGFVLSAGITVHLKALSGKNLHHVAEALTKAFAVALRHAIEIDPKRKGTPSTKGVLE; this comes from the coding sequence ATGAGAAAGGTTACAATAAAAAGGGAGACAAAGGAGACACAGATAGAACTGTCAATAAATTTAGATGGAACAGGAAAATACAGTGTTGATACACCTGTTGGATTCCTGACACATATGGTTGAAACATTTTCCAAACATTCCCTCATTGATGTGGAAGTGATGGCAACTGGCGATATTCACGTGAGCCACCATCACACAGTAGAGGATGTAGGTATCGTTTTAGGAACAGCATTGAAAGAAGCCCTTGGTGATAAAAAGGGAATAAGAAGATTTGGTCATGCTATCATACCTATGGATGAAGCTCTTGCAATGTGTTCTATAGACCTGTCTGGAAGACCATTGCTATTTTATGACGACATGGGATTAAAAGGAAAAATAACCCAGTTTGATTTTGAGCTGATGGAGGAGTTTTTTAAAGGGTTTGTTCTCTCTGCAGGTATTACAGTTCACCTGAAAGCTCTTTCTGGAAAAAATCTCCACCACGTGGCTGAGGCATTAACAAAAGCATTTGCTGTTGCACTAAGACACGCTATTGAAATTGATCCAAAGAGAAAAGGAACTCCATCAACAAAAGGAGTTCTTGAATAG
- a CDS encoding ATP-binding protein, protein MEEVKCSLCEDTGWVMGKDGVKKCLCRYSEITEDIFSRMRIPRRYRDKELENFIPEKKYGHNFILTRIEDYINSEDFLEGKGLFLVGPPGVGKTHLAVGILKEFFKRKGVVGLFYDTRSLLFNLKASFDGSASSREILEEVIETPILVLDDLGSERLSDWARDILHYIIINRYNDLKPIIITSNIELKSKKKVEEDILENTLEERMGQAIASRLSEMCEILPVKGKDRRGTALKERTGDKK, encoded by the coding sequence ATGGAAGAAGTAAAATGCTCTCTTTGTGAAGATACTGGCTGGGTAATGGGAAAAGACGGTGTAAAGAAATGTCTGTGCCGGTATTCTGAAATTACGGAAGATATTTTTAGCAGAATGAGAATTCCCAGAAGGTACAGAGATAAAGAGCTGGAAAACTTTATTCCCGAAAAAAAGTACGGACATAATTTTATACTGACAAGGATAGAGGATTACATAAACTCTGAAGATTTTTTAGAAGGAAAAGGATTGTTTCTCGTTGGACCTCCTGGAGTGGGGAAGACACATCTTGCTGTTGGTATCCTAAAGGAATTTTTTAAAAGAAAAGGGGTTGTAGGTCTGTTTTATGACACCAGATCTTTACTTTTTAATCTGAAAGCCTCTTTTGATGGTTCTGCTTCTTCAAGGGAAATTTTAGAAGAAGTAATTGAAACACCTATCCTTGTTCTTGACGATCTCGGTTCAGAAAGACTGTCAGACTGGGCAAGGGATATACTACACTACATAATAATTAACAGGTATAATGATTTGAAACCGATAATAATAACATCTAACATTGAGCTGAAAAGTAAGAAAAAAGTTGAAGAAGACATATTAGAAAACACATTAGAAGAAAGGATGGGGCAGGCTATTGCCTCAAGGCTTTCTGAGATGTGTGAAATTCTTCCTGTAAAGGGAAAAGACAGGAGAGGAACGGCACTGAAAGAACGAACAGGAGATAAAAAATGA